The proteins below come from a single Beutenbergia cavernae DSM 12333 genomic window:
- a CDS encoding ABC transporter ATP-binding protein, producing the protein MTSTITPPGTDGRLRAEHVRLAYAARTVVEDLTLAVPDGGFTVIVGPNACGKSTLLRALGRMLAPRSGEIVLDGRAIHSYPTKEIARRVGLLPQAPVTPDAITVADLVARGRYPHQRLLRQWSPADEEAVDAALTRVGMRDAADRLVDELSGGQRQRVWIAMTLAQETPILLLDEPTTFLDVAHQIDVLDLCAHLHEGGRTLVAVLHDLNMAARYATHVVAMRDGAVVAQGAAEDVFTPELVRAVFDLDALVLPDPETGRPLVVPRDRRRARAGS; encoded by the coding sequence GTGACCAGCACCATCACGCCGCCCGGCACGGACGGGCGGCTCCGCGCCGAGCACGTGCGGCTCGCGTACGCCGCGCGCACGGTCGTCGAGGACCTCACTCTCGCCGTGCCCGACGGCGGCTTCACGGTGATCGTCGGCCCGAACGCGTGCGGGAAGTCCACGTTGCTGCGCGCGCTCGGGCGCATGCTGGCGCCGCGCTCGGGCGAGATCGTCCTGGACGGCCGCGCCATCCACTCCTATCCGACGAAGGAGATCGCTCGCCGCGTCGGCCTGCTGCCCCAGGCGCCCGTGACGCCGGACGCGATCACGGTGGCCGACCTCGTGGCGCGGGGCCGCTACCCGCACCAGCGGCTGCTGCGGCAGTGGTCCCCTGCTGACGAGGAGGCCGTCGACGCCGCGCTCACGCGGGTGGGGATGCGGGACGCCGCGGACCGCCTCGTCGACGAGCTGTCCGGCGGGCAGCGCCAGCGCGTGTGGATCGCCATGACGCTCGCGCAGGAGACGCCGATCCTCCTGCTCGACGAGCCGACGACGTTCCTCGACGTCGCCCACCAGATCGACGTCCTCGACCTGTGCGCGCACCTGCACGAGGGCGGCCGCACGCTCGTCGCCGTGCTGCACGACCTCAACATGGCGGCCCGGTACGCGACCCACGTCGTGGCGATGCGCGACGGCGCCGTCGTCGCCCAGGGTGCCGCCGAGGACGTCTTCACACCGGAGCTCGTGCGGGCCGTGTTCGACCTCGACGCCCTGGTGCTGCCGGACCCGGAGACCGGCCGGCCGCTCGTGGTGCCGCGCGACCGCCGGCGCGCACGGGCGGGCTCGTGA
- a CDS encoding GH92 family glycosyl hydrolase, translating to MTASPPPSLVDDVDPLIGTTGEDPCEYGGMVPSTAPPFAMTRWTPMTRENLISACPYHHDDERVIGFIGSHQPAIWMGDWGSVVVAPGVGEVRPDARDRGLVHDRATEVAHPASYAVDLLVPGDIGRIRTRLTGTSRVGVLELVFDGADGVPLADAHVVVQATRAGFTGEVAIDPERREISGYNPERQDAHLGPPQAASFAGYFVARFDVETADDVAVDAFAGVPAVAGTASLAAAVAAAAAPDPTASDVPAFASWGTAVGAELHEGETHRRDEHLAAWVRFPAGTRRVVVRTGVSLISVEQARANLDAEVPDGVSVDDVVEQLRTAWAERLDLVRVEGASPEERTNLATALFHALQYPARLDEGDSGAAGARRYYNGYRDAVQATDRPVYTAFSLWDTFRAQNALLTLLAPAELPDMMASLLASYSSSGWLPIWENLVETNIMVGTHADSILAEAVLKGVDVDVPLAFEAAYKNASVPPDGDTERWWGDRELDPTPSARAGLTRYLENGWVAADETAEAGSRTLDYAFDDHAVAVLADAAGRPEIAAELRERAQWYRNVWNAERGFMQSRNRDGSWAEGGWTEGTQWPYTFQVLHDARGLRDLMGVDLFRARLDGHFAAGWNRHDNEPSHHIPYLFSYAGQPWKTAEHTRRIARESYLATPDGLCGNDDLGQMSAWYVFTALGFYPVNPASTEYVVGAPLFDRLEVDLPGAARPLVVVAPGAPTLPYVAALRVDGREVTTPFLQHAWIADGAVVEFTMSAEPTDWGTELT from the coding sequence GTGACCGCATCGCCGCCGCCCAGCCTCGTCGACGACGTCGACCCCCTCATCGGCACCACGGGCGAGGACCCGTGCGAGTACGGCGGGATGGTTCCCTCCACGGCGCCTCCCTTCGCCATGACGCGCTGGACGCCGATGACCCGCGAGAACCTCATCTCGGCGTGCCCGTACCACCACGACGACGAGCGCGTCATCGGGTTCATCGGCAGCCACCAGCCGGCGATCTGGATGGGCGACTGGGGGTCGGTGGTCGTGGCGCCCGGCGTCGGCGAGGTGCGTCCCGACGCGCGGGACCGCGGCCTCGTCCACGACCGCGCCACCGAGGTGGCGCACCCGGCGAGCTACGCCGTCGACCTCCTCGTGCCCGGCGACATCGGCCGCATCCGCACTCGCCTGACGGGCACGTCGCGCGTCGGGGTCCTGGAGCTGGTGTTCGACGGCGCCGACGGCGTCCCGCTCGCCGACGCGCACGTCGTCGTGCAGGCGACACGTGCCGGCTTCACCGGCGAGGTGGCGATCGACCCCGAGCGTCGGGAGATCTCGGGATACAACCCCGAGCGGCAGGACGCGCACCTCGGCCCCCCGCAGGCGGCGTCGTTCGCCGGGTACTTCGTGGCGAGGTTCGACGTCGAGACGGCCGACGACGTCGCCGTCGACGCGTTCGCCGGCGTCCCGGCCGTGGCCGGCACCGCATCGCTCGCGGCCGCCGTCGCCGCGGCTGCGGCGCCCGACCCGACGGCGTCCGACGTGCCGGCGTTCGCGTCGTGGGGCACCGCCGTCGGGGCTGAGCTGCACGAGGGCGAGACGCACCGGCGCGACGAGCACCTCGCCGCCTGGGTGCGGTTCCCGGCCGGCACGCGTCGCGTCGTCGTGCGCACCGGGGTCTCGCTGATCTCGGTGGAGCAGGCGCGGGCGAACCTGGACGCCGAGGTGCCCGACGGCGTCAGCGTGGACGACGTGGTGGAGCAGCTCCGTACGGCGTGGGCCGAGCGCCTCGACCTCGTGCGCGTGGAAGGAGCCTCGCCCGAGGAGCGGACGAACCTCGCCACGGCGCTGTTCCACGCCCTGCAGTACCCGGCCCGGCTCGACGAGGGGGACAGCGGAGCGGCCGGCGCGCGCCGCTACTACAACGGCTACCGCGACGCCGTACAAGCGACGGATCGCCCGGTGTACACGGCGTTCTCCCTGTGGGACACGTTCCGCGCGCAGAACGCGCTGCTCACCCTGCTCGCGCCCGCCGAGCTGCCCGACATGATGGCGTCGCTGCTGGCGAGCTACAGCTCGTCGGGCTGGCTGCCGATCTGGGAGAACCTCGTCGAGACGAACATCATGGTCGGCACCCACGCGGACTCGATCCTCGCCGAGGCGGTGCTCAAGGGCGTCGACGTCGACGTGCCGCTCGCGTTCGAGGCGGCGTACAAGAACGCGTCGGTCCCGCCGGACGGCGACACCGAACGCTGGTGGGGCGACCGCGAGCTCGACCCGACGCCGTCGGCCCGGGCGGGCCTCACCCGATACCTCGAGAACGGGTGGGTCGCCGCGGACGAGACGGCCGAGGCCGGCTCACGCACGCTGGACTACGCGTTCGACGACCACGCCGTCGCCGTGCTCGCCGACGCCGCCGGACGCCCCGAGATCGCTGCCGAGCTGCGCGAACGGGCCCAGTGGTACCGGAACGTGTGGAACGCGGAGCGCGGCTTCATGCAGTCCCGCAACCGGGACGGGTCGTGGGCCGAGGGCGGCTGGACCGAGGGCACGCAGTGGCCCTACACGTTCCAGGTACTGCACGACGCACGAGGGCTGCGCGACCTCATGGGTGTCGACCTGTTCCGCGCCCGCCTCGACGGGCACTTCGCCGCCGGGTGGAACCGGCACGACAACGAGCCCAGCCACCACATCCCGTACCTGTTCAGCTACGCCGGCCAGCCGTGGAAGACGGCGGAGCACACGCGCCGCATCGCGCGCGAGAGCTACCTCGCGACGCCGGACGGGCTCTGCGGCAACGACGACCTCGGGCAGATGTCCGCCTGGTACGTGTTCACCGCGCTCGGGTTCTACCCCGTCAACCCGGCGTCGACGGAGTACGTGGTCGGCGCCCCGCTGTTCGACCGACTCGAGGTCGACCTGCCGGGCGCGGCGCGACCCCTCGTCGTCGTCGCCCCCGGCGCGCCGACGCTGCCGTACGTGGCGGCCCTGCGCGTCGACGGCCGCGAGGTGACGACGCCGTTCCTGCAGCATGCGTGGATCGCCGACGGCGCGGTGGTCGAGTTCACGATGAGCGCCGAGCCCACCGACTGGGGCACCGAGCTCACCTGA
- a CDS encoding enterochelin esterase domain-containing protein — MSAPVSARPAWLDALAAAPDRVRAVREFWDSGGETPVVGRTVERDGRAWCEVTFVWRQQSTDRSSVEVMVHVNGVTDAHRSDVTPALLERLPGTDLWHRSWWLPADGTWGYRFVEAPSIPRDAGATRDGWLAMHRAGRVDPGNPRRQPPAPGDGSSVLVLPGAYQHPAWSPTPDPVATPDRWDVPDVDGRLRTVRRWAPPGRSSGRRLLVLFDGEQWSALGLLDAVARAGLDVEVLLLDSHGQERRAADLPRPDRAATIVAAALARRAAETGQPIDAARVVVAGQSFGGLAAAAVALARPDLARTAVVQSGSFWYADGSEPRRDNPVPGDLVRALRAGTFGRPSARFVVQVGTHEGTMLEQARHFSDACRDAGARVSLDVVTGGHDYAWWKHHLLRALTDVTGG; from the coding sequence GTGAGCGCCCCCGTCTCCGCCCGGCCGGCGTGGCTCGACGCGCTCGCGGCCGCCCCGGATCGAGTCCGCGCCGTACGCGAATTCTGGGACTCCGGGGGCGAGACGCCCGTGGTCGGGCGGACCGTCGAGCGGGACGGGCGGGCGTGGTGCGAGGTCACGTTCGTGTGGCGCCAGCAGAGCACTGACCGCTCCTCCGTCGAGGTCATGGTGCACGTCAACGGCGTGACCGACGCCCACCGCTCCGACGTCACACCGGCGCTCCTCGAGCGGCTCCCGGGGACGGACCTGTGGCACCGGTCCTGGTGGCTGCCCGCGGACGGGACCTGGGGCTACCGGTTCGTCGAGGCGCCGAGCATCCCGCGCGACGCCGGCGCGACGCGCGACGGGTGGTTGGCGATGCACCGGGCCGGACGCGTGGATCCGGGCAACCCGCGGCGGCAGCCCCCTGCACCGGGGGACGGCTCCAGCGTGCTCGTGCTGCCCGGCGCGTACCAGCATCCCGCGTGGTCACCCACACCCGACCCGGTGGCCACGCCGGACCGCTGGGACGTGCCCGACGTCGACGGACGCCTCCGCACGGTGCGCCGGTGGGCGCCGCCCGGCCGCTCGAGCGGGCGCCGGCTGCTCGTCCTGTTCGACGGCGAGCAGTGGTCGGCTCTCGGGCTGCTCGACGCCGTCGCACGGGCAGGTCTCGACGTCGAGGTCCTCCTGCTCGACTCCCACGGCCAGGAGCGCCGCGCCGCGGACCTGCCCCGACCCGACCGCGCCGCGACGATCGTCGCGGCGGCGCTCGCACGCCGAGCGGCCGAGACCGGTCAGCCGATCGACGCCGCGCGCGTCGTCGTCGCCGGCCAGAGCTTCGGCGGGCTCGCGGCGGCCGCCGTGGCGCTGGCGCGTCCGGACCTCGCGCGCACCGCCGTCGTCCAGTCGGGATCGTTCTGGTACGCGGACGGGTCCGAGCCGCGGCGCGACAACCCGGTGCCCGGCGACCTCGTGCGCGCGCTCCGGGCGGGGACGTTCGGGCGTCCTTCGGCGCGGTTCGTGGTCCAGGTGGGGACGCACGAGGGAACGATGCTCGAGCAGGCGCGGCACTTCAGCGACGCCTGCCGGGACGCCGGCGCGCGCGTCAGCCTCGACGTCGTCACCGGCGGGCACGACTACGCCTGGTGGAAGCACCACCTGCTGCGCGCCCTCACCGACGTCACCGGTGGATGA
- a CDS encoding FecCD family ABC transporter permease, which translates to MTADVATTPRPPRQAPLSRSAGAVRRFGLLVAASLAVIAVGTLLGLAIGSHQVGLRTVVEALVAYDPGVDDHRIVVLSRLPRTVLALVVGLALGMAGTLMQSVTRNPLADPGLLGINAGASAAVVVAIAYLGVTTVQGYVWFAFAGAAAAAVVVYAIGSAHRSAATPVRMALAGAAVSVAVAAVTNAVLLSDERAFNSFRYWAVGSLQGRGLDVTTAVLPFVVVGLAIALLLARPLNAVALGDDVSRAVGATPGLARLGSALAVVLLAGAATAAAGPIGFVGLAAPHIVRGVVGPDHRLLLPGVLVVAPAFLLLADVLGRVAVAPGELQTGIAVAILGGPLFVALVRSRRVAAL; encoded by the coding sequence GTGACGGCCGACGTCGCGACGACGCCCCGGCCGCCTCGGCAGGCACCGCTCTCGCGGTCCGCCGGGGCGGTCCGGCGCTTCGGGCTCCTGGTGGCGGCGAGCCTCGCCGTGATCGCCGTCGGCACGCTCCTCGGGCTCGCGATCGGCTCGCACCAGGTCGGGCTCCGGACTGTCGTGGAAGCGCTCGTCGCGTACGACCCGGGCGTCGACGACCACCGGATCGTCGTCCTGTCGCGCCTGCCCCGCACCGTGCTGGCGCTCGTCGTCGGGCTCGCGCTCGGGATGGCTGGGACGCTCATGCAGTCGGTCACGCGCAACCCCCTCGCCGACCCCGGACTGCTCGGCATCAACGCCGGCGCCTCGGCCGCCGTCGTGGTCGCCATCGCCTACCTCGGCGTCACCACCGTCCAGGGGTACGTGTGGTTCGCGTTCGCAGGCGCCGCCGCTGCCGCCGTCGTCGTGTACGCCATCGGCTCGGCGCACCGCAGCGCCGCCACCCCCGTGCGGATGGCCCTCGCCGGGGCAGCCGTCTCGGTGGCCGTCGCCGCCGTCACCAACGCGGTGCTGCTGAGCGACGAGCGGGCGTTCAACTCGTTCCGGTACTGGGCGGTCGGCTCGCTCCAGGGCCGCGGCCTCGACGTGACGACGGCGGTGCTGCCGTTCGTCGTCGTCGGCCTGGCGATCGCGCTCCTGCTCGCCCGGCCGCTCAACGCCGTCGCACTGGGCGACGACGTGTCGCGAGCCGTCGGGGCGACGCCCGGTCTCGCGCGGCTCGGCTCCGCGCTCGCCGTCGTCCTGCTCGCCGGTGCCGCGACGGCGGCCGCCGGGCCGATCGGGTTCGTCGGGCTGGCGGCTCCGCACATCGTGCGCGGCGTCGTCGGCCCGGACCACCGCCTGCTCCTGCCGGGCGTCCTCGTCGTCGCCCCGGCGTTCCTGCTGCTGGCCGACGTGCTCGGGCGTGTCGCCGTCGCCCCGGGCGAGCTGCAGACCGGCATCGCCGTCGCGATCCTCGGCGGCCCCTTGTTCGTCGCGCTCGTGCGCTCCCGCCGGGTGGCGGCCCTGTGA
- a CDS encoding UBP-type zinc finger domain-containing protein, producing the protein MDDDAVRPGIDTAVPPSGPGCVECEAADPPAWWVHLRRCAECGHVGCCDSSPNQHATAHFRGTGHRYMHSYEPGEDWYWDFVERTTFEGPELAPPTSHPADQATPGPADRVPANWADLIHR; encoded by the coding sequence ATGGACGACGACGCTGTCCGCCCCGGGATCGACACGGCCGTCCCGCCGAGCGGGCCGGGGTGCGTGGAGTGCGAGGCGGCCGACCCGCCGGCGTGGTGGGTCCACCTGCGCCGGTGCGCCGAGTGCGGGCACGTGGGCTGCTGCGACAGCTCGCCGAACCAGCACGCGACGGCGCACTTCCGCGGCACCGGGCACCGCTACATGCACAGCTACGAGCCGGGTGAGGACTGGTACTGGGACTTCGTCGAGCGCACGACGTTCGAGGGTCCCGAGCTCGCGCCGCCGACCTCGCACCCCGCCGATCAGGCGACACCCGGCCCCGCCGACCGGGTCCCGGCGAACTGGGCGGACCTCATCCACCGGTGA
- a CDS encoding ABC transporter substrate-binding protein, translated as MGTRFGTRGRTAARAGALTLAAALAVTLAACSPGSDDGGGGDDDGDGEQTTVTFRLWDEAAAAAYRTSFDEFEEQNPDIRVEVETVPWANYWEALPLDISSGEMADIWWTNTSNFGRYADAGNLLDITQSVGDDHDEWSQAVADLYTRDETLWGVPQLQDSIALFYNKTVTDAAGIDPTTLRWDPSGEGDTFLPAAQAVTTDNAGNAATSPDFNPDDVDVWGFNAQNDLQAIYIDFLGSNGAQYQDGDEFAFDSPEGVESFQYLVDLINTHHVSPPAADTNANGDLARDLFVQGRMAFFQSGQYSLPAMADIGEEFEWGIAPMLEGPEGRVSVVHGVAALGNAATEHPEETAEVLRWLGSVEGQLPLAETGAAFPGAVGARDAYLEYWAEQDVDISALQNALDGDTIAAPVGPNVNAGANAISPIFEEMFLGRIPVPDALAQAQAAGNEAIAE; from the coding sequence ATGGGAACCAGGTTCGGGACTCGGGGTCGAACGGCGGCTCGCGCGGGCGCGCTGACGCTCGCGGCGGCGCTCGCGGTGACGCTCGCGGCCTGTTCCCCGGGCAGCGACGACGGCGGCGGCGGAGACGACGACGGCGACGGCGAGCAGACGACGGTGACGTTCCGGCTGTGGGACGAGGCGGCCGCCGCTGCCTACCGCACGTCGTTCGACGAGTTCGAGGAGCAGAACCCCGACATCCGCGTCGAGGTCGAGACGGTCCCGTGGGCGAACTACTGGGAGGCGCTGCCGCTCGACATCTCCTCCGGCGAGATGGCCGACATCTGGTGGACGAACACGTCGAACTTCGGCCGCTACGCCGACGCCGGGAACCTGCTCGACATTACTCAGAGCGTTGGGGACGACCACGACGAGTGGAGCCAGGCCGTCGCCGACCTCTACACCCGCGACGAGACGCTCTGGGGCGTGCCGCAGCTGCAGGACTCGATCGCGCTCTTCTACAACAAGACCGTCACCGACGCCGCCGGCATCGACCCGACCACGCTGCGCTGGGACCCGTCCGGCGAGGGCGACACCTTCCTTCCCGCCGCGCAGGCGGTCACGACCGACAACGCCGGCAACGCCGCGACCAGCCCTGACTTCAACCCGGACGACGTCGACGTCTGGGGCTTCAACGCCCAGAACGACCTGCAGGCCATCTACATCGACTTCCTGGGGTCGAACGGCGCGCAGTACCAGGACGGCGACGAGTTCGCGTTCGACTCCCCCGAGGGCGTCGAGTCGTTCCAGTACCTCGTCGACCTCATCAACACCCACCACGTCTCACCGCCCGCGGCCGACACGAACGCCAACGGTGACCTCGCCCGTGACCTGTTCGTCCAGGGCCGGATGGCGTTCTTCCAGTCGGGGCAGTACTCGCTCCCCGCGATGGCCGACATCGGCGAGGAGTTCGAGTGGGGCATCGCCCCGATGCTCGAGGGCCCGGAGGGACGCGTGAGCGTCGTCCACGGGGTCGCCGCGCTCGGCAACGCCGCCACCGAGCACCCGGAGGAGACGGCTGAGGTGCTGCGCTGGCTCGGGTCCGTCGAGGGTCAGCTCCCCCTGGCCGAGACGGGCGCAGCGTTCCCGGGCGCCGTCGGCGCGCGCGATGCCTACCTCGAGTACTGGGCGGAGCAGGACGTCGACATCTCCGCGCTGCAGAACGCCCTCGACGGCGACACGATCGCGGCGCCCGTGGGGCCGAACGTGAACGCCGGTGCCAACGCGATCTCGCCGATCTTCGAGGAGATGTTCCTCGGCCGGATCCCCGTGCCGGACGCGCTCGCCCAGGCCCAGGCCGCGGGCAACGAGGCGATCGCCGAGTAG
- a CDS encoding alpha/beta fold hydrolase: MPHLATRHHTVAVGGQEVFYREAGDPSRPTLLLLHGFPTSSHMFRNLIPALADEFHLVAPDHVGFGQSSAPSVEQFEYSFERLTEVTDALLRTLGIDRFALYLHDYGAPIGLRIASRNPERVIGLIAQSGNAYMEGFTPFWDVLFAHAKDRSAHEPGVRRLLEPDSTRWQYTHGVPADLLDRIAPDTWLLDQAGLERPGNQEIQLQLFWDYQFNLDLYPGFQAYFREHRPPTLVTWGRHDEIFGPAGAEAFGRDLPDAETHLLDTGHFALETHGDEIAGLVRDFLRRAA, translated from the coding sequence ATGCCGCATCTCGCCACCCGCCACCACACCGTCGCCGTCGGCGGACAGGAGGTCTTCTACCGCGAGGCGGGAGACCCGAGCCGGCCCACGCTGCTCCTGCTGCACGGCTTCCCCACGAGTTCCCACATGTTCCGCAACCTGATCCCGGCACTCGCCGACGAGTTCCATCTCGTCGCGCCCGACCACGTCGGCTTCGGGCAGTCGTCGGCGCCGTCGGTGGAGCAGTTCGAGTACAGCTTCGAGCGGCTGACCGAGGTCACCGACGCGCTGCTGCGGACGCTCGGCATCGACCGGTTCGCGCTGTACCTGCACGACTACGGAGCACCGATCGGCCTGCGGATCGCCAGCCGGAACCCCGAGCGGGTCATCGGGCTGATCGCCCAGAGCGGGAACGCCTACATGGAGGGCTTCACACCGTTCTGGGACGTCCTGTTCGCCCACGCCAAGGACCGGTCGGCACACGAGCCCGGCGTGCGGCGCCTGCTGGAGCCGGACTCGACGCGCTGGCAGTACACCCACGGCGTGCCTGCCGACCTGCTCGATCGGATCGCCCCGGACACCTGGCTGCTCGACCAGGCCGGCCTGGAACGGCCCGGCAACCAGGAGATCCAGCTGCAGCTGTTCTGGGACTATCAGTTCAACCTGGATCTCTACCCGGGCTTCCAGGCGTACTTCCGCGAGCACCGGCCGCCCACACTGGTCACCTGGGGCCGGCACGACGAGATCTTTGGCCCGGCCGGGGCCGAGGCGTTCGGGCGGGACCTGCCCGACGCGGAGACCCACCTGCTGGACACGGGTCACTTCGCGCTCGAGACCCACGGCGATGAGATCGCCGGCCTGGTGCGCGACTTCCTACGCCGGGCCGCTTGA
- a CDS encoding DUF1801 domain-containing protein gives MATEPGDADVEAYVAAVEHPVRRRDAQRLLDLMGRISDERPRMWGSSIVGFGQYHYRYPSGREGDGPTASFSPRKAAITVYLPDGVGPHADELARLGAHTTGKGCLYLKDLDAVDLRVLEGIVRSSYETVTDGVFGSRAEG, from the coding sequence ATGGCCACCGAACCGGGCGACGCGGACGTCGAGGCGTACGTCGCCGCCGTCGAGCATCCCGTCCGCCGCCGGGACGCGCAGCGGCTCCTCGACCTCATGGGCCGCATCAGCGACGAGCGCCCGCGGATGTGGGGCAGCTCGATCGTGGGCTTCGGGCAGTACCACTACCGGTACCCGAGCGGGCGCGAGGGCGACGGCCCGACGGCGTCGTTCTCGCCGCGCAAGGCGGCGATCACGGTGTACCTGCCGGACGGCGTCGGTCCGCACGCCGACGAGCTCGCCCGGCTCGGCGCGCACACCACCGGCAAGGGATGCCTCTATCTCAAGGACCTCGACGCCGTGGACCTCCGGGTCCTCGAGGGCATCGTGCGGAGCTCCTACGAGACGGTCACCGACGGGGTGTTCGGCAGCCGCGCCGAAGGGTGA
- a CDS encoding FecCD family ABC transporter permease, giving the protein MSTLPALTHDRVLRAGAFSVRVTPRLLVVGAALGVVALAAGVLTMLHGTLALSPAEVLQALGGTGEEAAVRSVRGRRLPRLLTAFMVGGSLGVAGAVFQSLSRNALGSPDVIGFTTGAATGAVVQIVLFDGGVLPTAIAAVAGGVATALVVYLLARKDGVAGGLRLVLVGIGVGAILGAVTSFLLVRASIDDATTVQQWTAGSLTGRGWPHALSVTAAVVVLVPMLMLAARRLTLIEMGDDAAGALGIGVERQRFTALLLAVALTGVATAATGPIAFVALAAPQIVRRLTRRGGVVVLPSFFMGATLLVLADLLSQALDVGLRTPVGLVTSLLGGLYLVWLLARRA; this is encoded by the coding sequence GTGAGCACGCTCCCCGCCCTGACGCACGACCGCGTGCTGCGGGCCGGCGCGTTCTCGGTGCGCGTCACGCCGCGGCTGCTCGTGGTCGGCGCCGCGCTCGGCGTCGTCGCGCTCGCGGCCGGCGTGCTCACGATGCTGCACGGCACGCTCGCCCTGAGCCCCGCCGAGGTGCTCCAGGCGCTCGGCGGCACCGGCGAGGAGGCCGCCGTGCGGTCCGTCCGCGGGCGCCGCCTGCCCCGGCTGCTCACGGCGTTCATGGTCGGGGGAAGCCTCGGCGTCGCCGGCGCCGTGTTCCAGAGCCTCTCCCGGAACGCGCTGGGCTCGCCCGACGTCATCGGCTTCACCACCGGTGCCGCGACGGGCGCCGTCGTGCAGATCGTGCTGTTCGACGGCGGTGTGCTCCCGACGGCGATCGCGGCCGTGGCCGGCGGCGTCGCCACGGCGCTCGTCGTGTACCTGCTCGCCCGCAAGGACGGCGTGGCCGGCGGGCTGCGCCTCGTGCTCGTGGGCATCGGCGTCGGCGCGATCCTCGGCGCCGTGACGTCGTTCCTCCTGGTCCGCGCGTCGATCGACGACGCCACGACCGTCCAGCAGTGGACCGCGGGCTCTCTCACGGGCCGCGGCTGGCCGCACGCGCTCAGCGTGACCGCCGCCGTCGTCGTCCTCGTCCCCATGCTCATGCTCGCCGCGCGACGCCTCACCCTCATCGAGATGGGCGACGACGCCGCCGGTGCGCTCGGGATCGGGGTGGAGCGCCAGCGGTTCACCGCGCTGCTGCTCGCCGTCGCGCTCACCGGCGTGGCGACGGCGGCCACCGGCCCGATCGCGTTCGTCGCGCTCGCCGCGCCGCAGATCGTGCGCCGTCTCACCCGCCGCGGCGGCGTCGTCGTCCTGCCCAGCTTCTTCATGGGCGCGACGCTCCTCGTCCTCGCCGACCTGCTCAGCCAGGCGCTCGACGTCGGGCTGCGCACCCCGGTCGGGCTCGTCACCTCGTTGCTCGGCGGGCTGTACCTCGTCTGGCTGCTCGCGCGCCGCGCATGA
- a CDS encoding TetR/AcrR family transcriptional regulator, giving the protein MDSTTAEQKLLDAADALFYDRGINAVSMDAIREVSGVSLKRTYQLFPSKEHLVEAVLRVRDTAIRQDLAAYTSARTTPTEQILAVFDYLYDWFSTPEFRGCAFINSFAELRGSSPGVVDVVRTHKRAVADLIAVLVAEAGRPTTLAGQLLILANGAMVTAAIADSPQPAREARDAAERLLR; this is encoded by the coding sequence ATGGACTCCACGACCGCCGAGCAGAAGCTGCTCGATGCAGCCGACGCACTCTTCTACGACCGGGGCATCAACGCGGTGAGCATGGACGCCATCCGAGAGGTCTCAGGCGTCTCGCTGAAGCGCACCTACCAGCTCTTCCCGTCCAAGGAGCACCTCGTCGAGGCGGTGCTGCGGGTGCGCGACACGGCGATCCGGCAGGACCTGGCTGCCTACACGTCCGCGCGGACCACGCCGACCGAGCAGATCCTGGCCGTGTTCGACTACCTCTACGACTGGTTCAGCACACCCGAGTTCCGAGGCTGCGCGTTCATCAACTCGTTCGCCGAGCTCCGCGGCTCGTCGCCTGGCGTCGTGGACGTCGTCCGCACCCACAAGCGCGCCGTTGCCGATCTCATCGCGGTTCTCGTCGCCGAGGCGGGCCGACCCACGACGCTCGCCGGACAGCTGCTCATCCTCGCCAACGGTGCGATGGTCACAGCAGCCATCGCCGACAGCCCGCAGCCGGCCCGCGAGGCTCGCGACGCCGCGGAGCGCCTGCTCAGGTGA